A section of the Meles meles chromosome 8, mMelMel3.1 paternal haplotype, whole genome shotgun sequence genome encodes:
- the SLC35C1 gene encoding GDP-fucose transporter 1 isoform X1, which produces MALMGTSDPSGEAEASKEKPFLLRALQIALVVSLYWATSISMVFLNKYLLDSPSLQLDTPIFVTFYQCLVTTVLCKSLSTLATLCPGTMDFPSLRLDLRVARSVLPLSVVFIGMITFNNLCLKYVGVAFYNVGRSLTTVFNVLLSYLLLKQTTSFYALLTCGVIIGGFWLGVDQEGAEGTLSWTGTLFGVLASLCVSLNAIYTKKVLPAVDGSIWRLTFYNNVNACVLFLPLLLLLGELQALRDFSQLGSAHFWGMMTLGGLFGFAIGYVTGLQIKFTSPLTHNVSGTAKACAQTVLAVLYYEETKSFLWWTSNMMVLGGSSAYTWVRGWEMKKIQEEPRPKEEEKSSMGV; this is translated from the exons ATGGCACTGATGGGGACCTCCGACCCCTCGGGCGAGGCAGAGGCCAGCAAGGAGAAGCCCTTCCTGCTGCGGGCACTGCAGATCGCCCTGGTGGTGTCACTCTACTGGGCCACCTCTATCTCCATGGTGTTCCTTAACAAGTACCTGCTGGACAGCCCCTCCCTACAGCTGGACACCCCCATCTTCGTCACCTTCTACCAGTGCCTGGTGACCACAGTGCTGTGCAAGAGCCTCAGCACCCTGGCCACCCTCTGCCCCGGCACCATGGACTTTCCCTCCCTGCGCCTGGACCTCAGGGTGGCCCGCAGCGTCCTGCCCCTGTCCGTGGTCTTCATCGGCATGATCACGTTCAACAACCTGTGCCTCAAGTACGTCGGGGTGGCCTTCTACAACGTGGGCCGCTCACTTACCACCGTCTTCAACGTGCTACTTTCCTACTTGCTGCTCAAGCAGACCACCTCCTTCTATGCCTTGCTCACCTGCGGGGTCATCATCG GTGGCTTCTGGCTTGGTGTGGaccaggagggggcagagggtaCCCTGTCTTGGACGGGCACCCTCTTCGGTGTGCTGGCCAGCCTCTGTGTCTCGCTCAACGCCATCTACACCAAGAAGGTGCTCCCGGCCGTGGATGGCAGCATCTGGCGCCTGACCTTCTACAACAATGTCAATGCCTGCgtcctcttcctgcccctgctcctgctgctggggGAGCTGCAGGCCCTCCGCGACTTTTCCCAGCTGGGCAGCGCCCACTTCTGGGGCATGATGACCCTGGGCGGCCTGTTCGGCTTTGCCATTGGCTACGTGACTGGTCTACAGATCAAGTTCACCAGCCCCCTGACCCATAACGTGTCCGGCACGGCCAAAGCCTGTGCCCAGACGGTGCTGGCGGTGCTCTACTACGAGGAGACCAAGAGCTTCCTCTGGTGGACCAGCAACATGATGGTGCTGGGGGGCTCCTCTGCCTACACCTGGGTCCGGGGCTGGGAGATGAAGAAGATTCAGGAGGAACCCAGAcccaaagaggaggagaagagcagCATGGGGGTGTGA
- the SLC35C1 gene encoding GDP-fucose transporter 1 isoform X2, translating to MNRAPLKRSRILHMALMGTSDPSGEAEASKEKPFLLRALQIALVVSLYWATSISMVFLNKYLLDSPSLQLDTPIFVTFYQCLVTTVLCKSLSTLATLCPGTMDFPSLRLDLRVARSVLPLSVVFIGMITFNNLCLKYVGVAFYNVGRSLTTVFNVLLSYLLLKQTTSFYALLTCGVIIGGFWLGVDQEGAEGTLSWTGTLFGVLASLCVSLNAIYTKKVLPAVDGSIWRLTFYNNVNACVLFLPLLLLLGELQALRDFSQLGSAHFWGMMTLGGLFGFAIGYVTGLQIKFTSPLTHNVSGTAKACAQTVLAVLYYEETKSFLWWTSNMMVLGGSSAYTWVRGWEMKKIQEEPRPKEEEKSSMGV from the exons ATGAACAGGGCCCCTCTGAAGCGGTCCCGGATCCTGCACATGGCACTGATGGGGACCTCCGACCCCTCGGGCGAGGCAGAGGCCAGCAAGGAGAAGCCCTTCCTGCTGCGGGCACTGCAGATCGCCCTGGTGGTGTCACTCTACTGGGCCACCTCTATCTCCATGGTGTTCCTTAACAAGTACCTGCTGGACAGCCCCTCCCTACAGCTGGACACCCCCATCTTCGTCACCTTCTACCAGTGCCTGGTGACCACAGTGCTGTGCAAGAGCCTCAGCACCCTGGCCACCCTCTGCCCCGGCACCATGGACTTTCCCTCCCTGCGCCTGGACCTCAGGGTGGCCCGCAGCGTCCTGCCCCTGTCCGTGGTCTTCATCGGCATGATCACGTTCAACAACCTGTGCCTCAAGTACGTCGGGGTGGCCTTCTACAACGTGGGCCGCTCACTTACCACCGTCTTCAACGTGCTACTTTCCTACTTGCTGCTCAAGCAGACCACCTCCTTCTATGCCTTGCTCACCTGCGGGGTCATCATCG GTGGCTTCTGGCTTGGTGTGGaccaggagggggcagagggtaCCCTGTCTTGGACGGGCACCCTCTTCGGTGTGCTGGCCAGCCTCTGTGTCTCGCTCAACGCCATCTACACCAAGAAGGTGCTCCCGGCCGTGGATGGCAGCATCTGGCGCCTGACCTTCTACAACAATGTCAATGCCTGCgtcctcttcctgcccctgctcctgctgctggggGAGCTGCAGGCCCTCCGCGACTTTTCCCAGCTGGGCAGCGCCCACTTCTGGGGCATGATGACCCTGGGCGGCCTGTTCGGCTTTGCCATTGGCTACGTGACTGGTCTACAGATCAAGTTCACCAGCCCCCTGACCCATAACGTGTCCGGCACGGCCAAAGCCTGTGCCCAGACGGTGCTGGCGGTGCTCTACTACGAGGAGACCAAGAGCTTCCTCTGGTGGACCAGCAACATGATGGTGCTGGGGGGCTCCTCTGCCTACACCTGGGTCCGGGGCTGGGAGATGAAGAAGATTCAGGAGGAACCCAGAcccaaagaggaggagaagagcagCATGGGGGTGTGA